In Octopus bimaculoides isolate UCB-OBI-ISO-001 chromosome 5, ASM119413v2, whole genome shotgun sequence, a genomic segment contains:
- the LOC106876241 gene encoding GPI ethanolamine phosphate transferase 2 isoform X1, whose translation MATLVISQKVFTLLFVLNFFLFYCTYLFSLFPLKNNFFESKDELANISVESDGNKYDFLFNYGFRSPFSRVVVMVIDSLRADFVIDSKNSNMKYVQKLLKREEAIAYYSIAHPPTVTLPRIKAMMTGTIPGYMDVILNFGAQAAQEDNLIFQLYKAGKKIVFYGDNTWINLFPAYFHRQDGTVSFFVSDYTEVDTNVSRHLEWEMQQNDWDVMILHYLGLDHIGHMAKPSSPLVEPKLQEMDKIIEFIHQKLREQHQHHQTLMVICGDHGMSDQGSHGGSSHKEVTSAMIWLNSADNINKDYKITFLKPFTEVDQIDITATLAIALGVAIPRSNIGVMIPDVLLPFSTLENIAHSMYINANQVLSVFKVYEPKWENNDAVLKYELAISRYQLWKNASQKYTAQWYEEGKSIVQFYHDAMKTMSSKMLLKMINHDVSGMLFSNINLWLLLYVLVVIILQKGCSSIELVITNTHCLCFFLIGLVLLAVQLLICSGKHQNILCSNPTVVILLNCASYLIILLVVCITPVFLNILKKKLVFQNSISAFVVFGTILHSVSLMSSSFIEEEHQTWYFLTCSLFAITSWYLVSRLSLECSFSYCRPNMNPQTHKLDQQRIYYNITNYGPRSQYINFNYKPCVASFLMLVLCRSQRMWNNTGDKWRDLPDLGDWLMESKNKTTLSIICAVSLLLILIVRSYQVKNKGHLLLLLVAFVSTYLFHVSSNYIYLPSIFPYQCSEKGVNEAYLIKWCSLLMFVMVLFDIKWQHLYQQSSNSGNTPFTHLAILKSFILCLQSGCIILSSFLTSHPHNIVIIATAVLQEVILSYYILPIVQLPPWCVSLIYTWMANATFFYQGHSNSLSSIDVAAGYFGSTHYQPLYVGILLTLATYSGMMFWYSSLVRYLFSSSPHQQMPYRLYIASFCMMLFVTVSIPAYTLLVFFQRFHLFIWTVFSPKLLFIGMLFLVTSFFVLIILLFQAASIPVISIHI comes from the coding sequence ATGGCAACTTTAGTGATATCACAAAAAGTTTTCACATTGTTATTTgttctaaatttctttttattttattgcacatatttattttcgcttttccccctaaaaaataatttttttgaatcCAAAGATGAACTTgcaaatatttctgttgaatcaGATGGAAACAAATACGATTTTCTGTTCAATTATGGTTTTAGAAGTCCATTCAGTCGTGTTGTGGTTATGGTCATTGATTCTCTCCGGGCAGATTTTGTTATCGACAGCAAAAATTCGAACATGAAGTATGTCCAAAAACTTCTAAAACGAGAGGAGGCAATTGCTTATTACTCGATCGCTCACCCACCTACAGTAACTCTTCCTCGAATAAAAGCAATGATGACTGGAACTATTCCTGGATATATGGATGTTATACTTAATTTTGGTGCGCAGGCTGCCCAGGAAGACAACCTAATATTTCAGCTTTACAAAGctggaaaaaaaattgtcttttatGGTGATAATACCTGGATTAATTTATTCCCAGCCTACTTTCATAGACAGGATGGTACAGTTTCTTTTTTCGTTTCAGACTATACCGAGGTTGATACTAATGTTAGCCGACACTTGGAATGGGAAATGCAACAAAATGATTGGGATGTGATGATCCTGCACTACCTTGGGCTTGATCACATTGGTCACATGGCAAAGCCATCTAGTCCTTTGGTGGAACCCAAACTTCAAGAGATGGataaaattattgaattcatTCACCAAAAGCTTCGAGaacagcatcaacaccaccaaaCTCTTATGGTAATTTGTGGTGATCATGGCATGAGTGACCAAGGGAGTCATGGGGGTTCTTCTCACAAAGAAGTTACTTCAGCCATGATTTGGCTTAATTCAGCTGACAACataaataaagattacaaaatCACCTTCCTGAAGCCCTTCACTGAAGTTGATCAAATTGATATTACTGCAACACTGGCTATTGCTTTAGGAGTTGCAATACCACGCAGCAATATCGGTGTCATGATACCTGATGTACTGTTACCATTTTCAACTCTTGAGAATATTGCTCATTCAATGTACATCAATGCTAACCAAGTGTTGTCAGTCTTCAAAGTATATGAACCAAAATGGGAAAATAACGATGCTGTGTTGAAGTATGAGTTGGCCATTTCCAGATACCAGTTATGGAAAAATGCTAGCCAGAAGTATACTGCTCAATGGTATGAAGAAGGCAAGTCTATTGTCCAGTTTTATCATGATGCTATGAAAACTATGAGTTCTAAAATGCTATTGAAGATGATTAATCATGATGTCAGTGGAATGCTCTTTAGTAATATCAATTTATGGTTACTCCTTTATGTACTTGTAGTTATCATACTGCAGAAAGGGTGTAGTTCCATCGAACTTGTCATTACCAATACCCACTGCTTGTGTTTTTTCTTGATTGGATTGGTATTACTAGCTGTGCAATTGTTAATATGTTCTGGTAAACACCAAAACATTCTCTGCAGTAATCCAACAGTAGTCATTTTGCTGAACTGTGCCTCATATCTCATAATTCTGTTAGTAGTCTGTATAACTCCAGTGTTtctaaatatattgaagaaaaagcTAGTTTTCCAAAATTCTATTTCAGCATTTGTGGTATTTGGGACTATTTTACATTCTGTGAGCCTTATGTCAAGTAGCTTTATTGAAGAAGAACACCAGACTTGGTACTTCCTAACTTGTAGTTTGTTTGCCATTACCAGCTGGTATTTAGTATCGAGGTTATCCCTTGAATGCTCATTCAGTTATTGCAGACCAAATATGAACCCTCAAACACACAAATTAGATCAGCAacgaatatattataatattactaaCTATGGGCCTCGATCTCAATATATAAACTTCAATTACAAGCCATGTGTGGCATCTTTCCTTATGCTTGTCTTGTGTCGATCACAACGAATGTGGAATAATACAGGAGACAAATGGCGGGATCTTCCTGATCTTGGTGACTGGCTCATGGAGTCAAAAAACAAAACTACTCTTTCAATCATTTGTGCTGTTTCTCTGTTACTAATTTTAATTGTTCGGTCTTACCAAGTAAAAAACAAAGGTCATctcttgctgttgttggtggcCTTTGTGTCAACATACTTGTTCCATGTGTCTAGTAATTACATTTACTTGCCATCTATATTTCCCTATCAATGCAGTGAAAAAGGTGTAAACGAAGCTTATTTGATAAAATGGTGTAGTTTACTAATGTTTGTGATGGTACTTTTTGACATTAAATGGCAGCATCTTTATCAACAAAGCAGTAATTCTGGTAACACACCTTTTACTCACTTGGCTATACTGAAGTCTTTTATTTTATGCCTGCAGTCTGGATGTATTATATTGTCATCCTTTCTTACCTCTCACCCTCATAATATTGTCATCATTGCTACTGCTGTACTTCAAGAAGTCATTCTCAGTTATTACATTCTTCCTATAGTTCAGCTGCCTCCTTGGTGTGTATCTTTAATTTATACTTGGATGGCAAATGCTACATTTTTCTATCAGGGTCATTCTAACAGCCTCAGTTCTATAGATGTTGCAGCTGGATATTTTGGTTCTACCCATTATCAGCCATTATATGTGGGAATACTACTAACTTTGGCAACATACTCTGGCATGATGTTCTGGTATTCCAGTTTGGTTAGATATTTGTTTAGCTCATCCCCACACCAACAGATGCCTTACAGGTTATATATTGCAAGTTTTTGTATGATGCTATTTGTAACTGTATCCATCCCAGCATATACCCTATTAGTATTTTTCCAGCGATTCCATCTCTTTATTTGGACAGTCTTCTCTCCTAAACTTCTATTTATAGGAATGTTGTTCCTGGTCacttcattctttgttttaattattttactcttCCAGGCTGCATCAATTCCAgtaatatctattcatatatga
- the LOC106876241 gene encoding GPI ethanolamine phosphate transferase 2 isoform X2 → MLCQFLINEKNYTEVDTNVSRHLEWEMQQNDWDVMILHYLGLDHIGHMAKPSSPLVEPKLQEMDKIIEFIHQKLREQHQHHQTLMVICGDHGMSDQGSHGGSSHKEVTSAMIWLNSADNINKDYKITFLKPFTEVDQIDITATLAIALGVAIPRSNIGVMIPDVLLPFSTLENIAHSMYINANQVLSVFKVYEPKWENNDAVLKYELAISRYQLWKNASQKYTAQWYEEGKSIVQFYHDAMKTMSSKMLLKMINHDVSGMLFSNINLWLLLYVLVVIILQKGCSSIELVITNTHCLCFFLIGLVLLAVQLLICSGKHQNILCSNPTVVILLNCASYLIILLVVCITPVFLNILKKKLVFQNSISAFVVFGTILHSVSLMSSSFIEEEHQTWYFLTCSLFAITSWYLVSRLSLECSFSYCRPNMNPQTHKLDQQRIYYNITNYGPRSQYINFNYKPCVASFLMLVLCRSQRMWNNTGDKWRDLPDLGDWLMESKNKTTLSIICAVSLLLILIVRSYQVKNKGHLLLLLVAFVSTYLFHVSSNYIYLPSIFPYQCSEKGVNEAYLIKWCSLLMFVMVLFDIKWQHLYQQSSNSGNTPFTHLAILKSFILCLQSGCIILSSFLTSHPHNIVIIATAVLQEVILSYYILPIVQLPPWCVSLIYTWMANATFFYQGHSNSLSSIDVAAGYFGSTHYQPLYVGILLTLATYSGMMFWYSSLVRYLFSSSPHQQMPYRLYIASFCMMLFVTVSIPAYTLLVFFQRFHLFIWTVFSPKLLFIGMLFLVTSFFVLIILLFQAASIPVISIHI, encoded by the exons ATGTTATGTCAGTTTCTTATAAACGAAAAAA ACTATACCGAGGTTGATACTAATGTTAGCCGACACTTGGAATGGGAAATGCAACAAAATGATTGGGATGTGATGATCCTGCACTACCTTGGGCTTGATCACATTGGTCACATGGCAAAGCCATCTAGTCCTTTGGTGGAACCCAAACTTCAAGAGATGGataaaattattgaattcatTCACCAAAAGCTTCGAGaacagcatcaacaccaccaaaCTCTTATGGTAATTTGTGGTGATCATGGCATGAGTGACCAAGGGAGTCATGGGGGTTCTTCTCACAAAGAAGTTACTTCAGCCATGATTTGGCTTAATTCAGCTGACAACataaataaagattacaaaatCACCTTCCTGAAGCCCTTCACTGAAGTTGATCAAATTGATATTACTGCAACACTGGCTATTGCTTTAGGAGTTGCAATACCACGCAGCAATATCGGTGTCATGATACCTGATGTACTGTTACCATTTTCAACTCTTGAGAATATTGCTCATTCAATGTACATCAATGCTAACCAAGTGTTGTCAGTCTTCAAAGTATATGAACCAAAATGGGAAAATAACGATGCTGTGTTGAAGTATGAGTTGGCCATTTCCAGATACCAGTTATGGAAAAATGCTAGCCAGAAGTATACTGCTCAATGGTATGAAGAAGGCAAGTCTATTGTCCAGTTTTATCATGATGCTATGAAAACTATGAGTTCTAAAATGCTATTGAAGATGATTAATCATGATGTCAGTGGAATGCTCTTTAGTAATATCAATTTATGGTTACTCCTTTATGTACTTGTAGTTATCATACTGCAGAAAGGGTGTAGTTCCATCGAACTTGTCATTACCAATACCCACTGCTTGTGTTTTTTCTTGATTGGATTGGTATTACTAGCTGTGCAATTGTTAATATGTTCTGGTAAACACCAAAACATTCTCTGCAGTAATCCAACAGTAGTCATTTTGCTGAACTGTGCCTCATATCTCATAATTCTGTTAGTAGTCTGTATAACTCCAGTGTTtctaaatatattgaagaaaaagcTAGTTTTCCAAAATTCTATTTCAGCATTTGTGGTATTTGGGACTATTTTACATTCTGTGAGCCTTATGTCAAGTAGCTTTATTGAAGAAGAACACCAGACTTGGTACTTCCTAACTTGTAGTTTGTTTGCCATTACCAGCTGGTATTTAGTATCGAGGTTATCCCTTGAATGCTCATTCAGTTATTGCAGACCAAATATGAACCCTCAAACACACAAATTAGATCAGCAacgaatatattataatattactaaCTATGGGCCTCGATCTCAATATATAAACTTCAATTACAAGCCATGTGTGGCATCTTTCCTTATGCTTGTCTTGTGTCGATCACAACGAATGTGGAATAATACAGGAGACAAATGGCGGGATCTTCCTGATCTTGGTGACTGGCTCATGGAGTCAAAAAACAAAACTACTCTTTCAATCATTTGTGCTGTTTCTCTGTTACTAATTTTAATTGTTCGGTCTTACCAAGTAAAAAACAAAGGTCATctcttgctgttgttggtggcCTTTGTGTCAACATACTTGTTCCATGTGTCTAGTAATTACATTTACTTGCCATCTATATTTCCCTATCAATGCAGTGAAAAAGGTGTAAACGAAGCTTATTTGATAAAATGGTGTAGTTTACTAATGTTTGTGATGGTACTTTTTGACATTAAATGGCAGCATCTTTATCAACAAAGCAGTAATTCTGGTAACACACCTTTTACTCACTTGGCTATACTGAAGTCTTTTATTTTATGCCTGCAGTCTGGATGTATTATATTGTCATCCTTTCTTACCTCTCACCCTCATAATATTGTCATCATTGCTACTGCTGTACTTCAAGAAGTCATTCTCAGTTATTACATTCTTCCTATAGTTCAGCTGCCTCCTTGGTGTGTATCTTTAATTTATACTTGGATGGCAAATGCTACATTTTTCTATCAGGGTCATTCTAACAGCCTCAGTTCTATAGATGTTGCAGCTGGATATTTTGGTTCTACCCATTATCAGCCATTATATGTGGGAATACTACTAACTTTGGCAACATACTCTGGCATGATGTTCTGGTATTCCAGTTTGGTTAGATATTTGTTTAGCTCATCCCCACACCAACAGATGCCTTACAGGTTATATATTGCAAGTTTTTGTATGATGCTATTTGTAACTGTATCCATCCCAGCATATACCCTATTAGTATTTTTCCAGCGATTCCATCTCTTTATTTGGACAGTCTTCTCTCCTAAACTTCTATTTATAGGAATGTTGTTCCTGGTCacttcattctttgttttaattattttactcttCCAGGCTGCATCAATTCCAgtaatatctattcatatatga